Proteins found in one Kwoniella bestiolae CBS 10118 chromosome 1, complete sequence genomic segment:
- a CDS encoding protein CFT1, whose amino-acid sequence MHAFHQTLLPSSSIHHSLFLPNFTPSTIYPLPKPIDDTAPDVKVIGNLIVAGGENLRVFEIREFQQYPILQNGIVNGEGDEEMLEEGEERLGDGFFDDGNSKRDPVKLETRRKLHLLAQYDLNGTVTGLSGLRTIESSVDGLDRLLVSFEHAKMALLEWSRGSISTVSLHTYERCSQMVSGDVQTYVPMLRTDPLSRLAVLSLPEDSLAVLPVLQEQLELDLMEGYARDVPYSPSFVLSLSDVSPALKNLQDLLFLPGFHSPTLALLYSPLHTFSGRYQSIKDNYCLEIRTIDLSSGGTYPLLTSVTGLPSDSLYLVACPSELGGVVIVTSTGLVHIDQSGRVVGTSVNAWWSYATALKTDHESESRKISLEGSKCLFVNGRDMLLILQNGDTHQVRFEMDGRNVGQIKIDESTSTVPPPSSVVIAGDKALFVGSAEGDSLLAKINEDREVAVDGEGVKEEKVKDDMEVDWDEDLYGDMNDPSNAGLVNGHQKEATGPAKISVSTYDVLEGVGKIMDIEFGIAATDQGTRTYPQLVAISGGSKRSTLNVFRRGIPITKRRRFNELSSSEAVWFLPIDRPSAQKYKDIRDSEQTTMLFSTERNATRIFALSTKANPEQIGRIDGRTLNAAPFFQRSCVMHVTPSEVTLLDNNGRPIQVICPKSDLAPIMSASISDPYVVIRRKDGNVSFFVGDTVARTVSEGSIGGEGSETPKCQAIEVFSDTTGIYRTFEPSRAADTIQLDGQASTSRSNAIKHGQQSRMQLTQQQIKRLQEQEPAISVDAPSMETAMNASRGTQWLSLLTDRGELQIRSLPDLKVVLQSDGLGSSAPTFTDDLIDGVLKDDEIEDQVVQMAFCPIGKGTVRPHLLALHHSGRLNAYEAQPRFTVDSSTQTRRSLAVRFRKVHTQLLPISGGSTKLPYTIIPFDEIEGIIGAFITGEKPHWIVSSDAHPLRTYALKQAAMSFGKTTHLGGKGEYFIRIEDGSFICYLPPTLNTDFAIPCDRYDMDRVYTSIAFDPTSAHYVGAASIEVPFQAYDEEGEIQIGPEGENFIPPTNQRSTLELFSQGSDPWRVIDGYDFDQNEEVLCLESVTLESPGGEGGYRDFIAVGTGFNFGEDRATRGNTYIFEIVETVGKGKNTGSGWILKLRAKDPARNPVSAISHINGYLLNSNGPKLYVKGFDDDQQLMGLAFLDVQIYVTSIKVFKNFILVSDLYKNFWFIALQEDPYKLTTISKDLQPVSPVVTDFLVHESQMTFVSNDREGNMRMLDFDPTDPDSLNGERVLLRTEYHTGAPVTTSKVIARRKTAEEEYAPQTQIIYATADGALTTLVSVKSARFKRLQLVSDQLVRNAQHIAGLNPKAFRTVQNDLLPKPLSKGILDGTLLSYFALQPLNRQKEMMRQIGTDAVTVASDIAALGGFW is encoded by the exons ATGCACGCATTCCACcaaaccctcctcccctcttcgtcgatccaccattccctcttcctcccaaaCTTCACCCCGTCGACGATCTACCCTTTACCCAAACCCATTGACGATACCGCGCCAGATGTGAAGGTCATAGGTAATTTGATCGTGGCTGGGGGAGAGAATCTGAGGGTATTTGAAATTAGAGAGTTCCAGCAGTATCCTATTTTGCAAAATGGGATAGTGAACGGAGAaggggacgaagagatgttggaggaaggtgaggagaggttgggaGATGGTTTTTTCGATGATGGAAATTCTAAg AGAGATCCGGTCAAGCTTGAAACTCGAAGAAAGTTACATCTACTGGCTCAATACGATCTGAACGGAACTGTCACGGGATTATCTGGTCTGAGGACTATAGAAAGTAGTGTAGATGGCTTGGATAGATTGTTGGTATCGTTCGAACatgccaag ATGGCCCTCCTCGAATGGTCCAGAGGATCCATATCGACCGTCTCCTTACATACATATGAGAGATGTTCTCAGATGGTCTCGGGGGATGTCCAGACCTACGTACCGATGTTACGGACGGATCCATTATCTAGATTAGCAGTTCTGAGTCTTCCTGAGGATAGTCTGGCGGTATTGCCTGTGTTGCAGGAGCAGTTGGAGCTGGACCTAATGGAGGGTTATGCTCG AGACGTCCCCTACTCCCCTTCGTTCGTCCTATCCCTCTCCGACGTCTCACCCGCCCTCAAGAATTTGCAAGATCTCCTTTTCCTCCCTGGATTCCATTCGCCCACCCTCGCTCTCCTGTACTCTCCCTTGCACACCTTTTCAGGTCGgtatcaatccatcaaagaCAATTACTGTCTCGAGATCCGTACGATCGACCTATCGTCCGGTGGGACATACCCCTTACTCACCTCAGTCACTGGATTACCTAGTGATTCTCTATACCTCGTTGCCTGCCCGTCCGAGCTCGGAGGAGTGGTCATAGTGACATCAACAGGATTAGTTCATATCGACCAGTCCGGACGGGTGGTAGGAACATCGGTGAATGCCTGGTGGTCCTACGCTACAGCTCTCAAAACAGACCACGAATCTGAATCTAGAAAGATATCACTAGAGGGATCGAAATGTCTGTTTGTGAATGGAAGAGATATGTTGTTGATTCTGCAGAATGGTGATACCCACCAAGTAAGatttgagatggatggtagGAATGTTGGACagatcaagattgatgagTCGACTAGTACCgtccctcctccctcgagTGTGGTTATTGCGGGAGACAAAGCGTTGTTTGTGGGTAGCGCGGAAGGTGATTCGTTGTTGGCTAAGATCAATGAGGATAGAGAGGTGGcggtggatggtgagggtgtgaaagaggagaaggttaaggatgatatggaagttgattgggatgaag ACCTGTATGGCGACATGAACGATCCTTCAAATGCTGGGCTGGTCAATGGTCATCAGAAAGAAGCCACCGGGCCCGCTAAGATATCCGTATCGACCTATGATGTGCTGGAGGGTGTAGGGAAAATCATGGATATAGAGTTTGGAATAGCTGCGACGGATCAAGGG ACCCGTACGTATCCTCAGCTGGTGGCTATAAGTGGTGGAAGTAAGAGATCCACCTTGAACGTATTCAGG CGTGGTATACCTATCACTAAACGACGTCGGTTCAACGAGTTATCATCTTCGGAAGCAGTCTGGTTCCTCCCGATCGATCGACCTTCTGCACAAAAATATAAGGATATACGAGATTCAGAGCAGACGACTATGTTGTTCAGTACGGAGCGCAATGCGACTCGT ATCTTCGCCTTGTCTACCAAAGCCAACCCCGAGCAGATAGGTAGGATAGATGGAAGAACACTTAATGCAGCTCCCTTCTTCCAGAGGAGTTGCGTAATGCATGTTACTCCTTCTGAAGTGACTTTGCTCGATAACA ACGGAAGACCGATACAGGTGATATGTCCAAAATCGGATTTAGCCCCTATAATGAGCGCCAGTATATCTGATCCATACGTGGTGATACgcaggaaggatgggaatgtATCGTTCTTTGTCGGTGACACTGTGGCTAGAACGGTATCAGAGGGATCtattggaggagagggatct GAAACACCTAAATGCCAAGCAATCGAGGTGTTCTCAGATACAACGGGTATCTACCGAACTTTTGAGCCTTCTCGCGCTGCCGACACAATCCAGCTAGACGGTCAAGCCTCCACCAGCCGATCGAACGCCATCAAGCATGGTCAGCAATCGCGAATGCAATTGACACAGCAGCAGATTAAGCGACTCCAAGAGCAGGAACCTGCAATTTCGGTTGACGCCCCAAGTATGGAAACTGCCATGAATGCTTCCAGGGGTACACAGTGGTTGTCACTCTTGACCGATAGAGGGGAACTACAGATCCGCTCGTTACCTGATCTCAAGGTCGTTCTTCAATCGGATGGATTAGGATCATCTGCACCTACATTTACggatgatctgattgatGGAGTATTGAAAGATGACGAGATCGAAGATCAAGTTGTACAGATGGCGTTCTGTCCCATCGGAAAAGGAACTGTCCGACCTCATTTACTG GCATTACATCATTCTGGACGATTGAATGCATACGAAGCTCAACCCAGATTCACAGTTGATTCGTCTACGCAAACAAGACGATCATTAGCTGTAAGATTCAGGAAAGTACATACGCAGTTACTACCTATCTCAGGTGGATCGACCAAATTACCATATACGATCATACCgtttgatgagatcgaaGGTATCATTGGTGCTTTCATTACGGGCGAGAAACCACATTGGATAGTTTCGAGCGATGCCCATCCACTCAGGACTTATGCGCTGAAACAGGCTGCTATGTCTTTCGGAAAGACTACGCATCTCGGTGGGAAAGGTGAATACTTCATTAGGATTGAGGAC GGCTCTTTCATATGCTATCTCCCACCTACACTTAACACCGATTTCGCCATTCCATGTGATCGATATGACATGGATAGAGTATATACCTCCATAGCATTCGATCCGACTTCGGCGCATTACGTCGGTGCGGCTAGTATCGAAGTACCGTTCCAGGCgtatgatgaagagggtgagattCAGATAGGTCCAGAAG GTGAAAATTTCATACCACCCACGAACCAGCGGTCTACCCTCGAGCTTTTCTCCCAAGGGTCTGATCCATGGCGAGTCATAGATGGATACGATTTCGATCAGAATGAAGAGGTCCTGTGCCTCGAGAGTGTCACGTTGGAATCCCCAGGTGGAGAAGGCGGTTATAGGGATTTCATAGCGGTTGGAACTGGGTTCAATTTCGGTGAGGATAGAGCTACCAGGGGTAAT ACGTATATATTCGAGATTGTCGAGACCGTCggtaaagggaagaacaCCGGTTCAGGCTGGATCTTGAAATTACGAGCGAAAGATCCAGCTAGGAATCCAGTTTCTGCTATAAGTCATATCAACGGTTATCTGCTGAATTCGAATGGCCCGAAG CTCTACGTGAAAGGCTTTGACGATGATCAACAGCTCATGGGATTGGCCTTCTTGGACGTGCAGATATACGTTACTAGCATAAAAGTCTTCAAGAACTTTATACTGGTCAGCGATCTTTACAAGAATTTCTGGTTTATCGCTTTACAG GAGGACCCATACAAGCTTACAACAATCAGTAAAGATCTTCAACCCGTCTCGCCTGTCGTTACTGATTTCCTGGTCCACGAGAGTCAGATGACATTTGTATCTAATGATAGGGAGGGCAATATGAGGATGTTAGATTTTGATCCTACTG ATCCCGATTCACTCAACGGAGAAAGGGTATTGCTCAGGACGGAATATCATACAGGCGCTCCTGTCACTACGTCCAAGGTCATTGCTAGGCGTAAGACCGCTGAAGAGGAATATGCACCTCAGACGCAGATTATTTACG CCACTGCGGATGGAGCTCTGACGACACTGGTATCTGTCAAATCGGCGCGATTCAAGCGATTACAACTTGTTTCTGACCAGTTGGTGAGGAATGCTCAGCATATAGCGGGGTTGAATCCAAAGGCATTTAG AACCGTCCAAAACGATCTGTTACCCAAACCATTATCAAAAGGTATACTCGATGGAACCCTCTTATCCTACTTCGCCCTTCAGCCTCTGAACAGACAGAAAGAAATGATGAGGCAGATAGGGACGGATGCTGTTACTGTTGCTAGTGATATTGCTGCTTTGGGTGGATTTTGGTAG